In Candidatus Rhabdochlamydia sp. T3358, the genomic stretch CTCATCAAGCTTGCCCATGACTCTACGGTCTGTGTTATAAGAAGAAGTATCTCCTGTTTTAGCAGCCCTTGATTCCTTAGTGGTTAATGAGTTATAACGAATCATTAAATCCCCAATAATCTTGCGTTTATTAGCAAGAGTATTTGATTTAGCCAAAGTCACAACGTGATCTGCATGCCTTTTAAGCTCTGAGGCTTTGCGCTCTGTTGTTCTAATTCGGCCATGTACGATTAAAGACTTAACCATATTAGCAATCATACAGCGGCGATGACTTGCAGTTCGCCCAATTTTAAAGGTGTGTTTGCGGTGTCTCATGTTTGATGCCCTGCCTTTTTACTTAAGTATTCCTGTACAACTTCTTTGACATTATCCTTATGAAGATCCATACCAAGGTCTTCTTTAGTCATTCCTAGCCAAAGACCCATCCCTTTTAATTTATCTTTAATTTCGTTTAGAGATTTCTTTCCAAAATTTCTAAATCTTAAAAGTTCAGGTTCTGGCATAACAACCAGCTCTGCAATTGTATCAATACAAGCTAAAGAAAGACAATTACTTGAGCGTACAGAAAGCTCAATTTCATTAATTTTCAGCGCAAGTTTAGCCATCAGAGCATCTTTATCTGTATTAAGTTTAATTTCTCCCTGATCAAAACTTAAGATATCTACATTCAATTCGTCAAAAACCTCAAAATGCAAAATCCCAATTTGCGTTGCAAAAGTAAGTGCTTCCTCAGGAGAAATACGCCCGTCCGTAGTAACTTCTAAAATTAAACGATCAAAGTCCGTGTCTTGACCTACACGTGTATTTTCTACAAAGTAATTTACCAATCTTACAGGAGAAAAAGCAGAATCCAATAAAATCTCATCTATTACATTTTCTTGTATTGGATGCCTTTCAGCAGGTACATATCCACGCCCAATTGCTACTTTTAAGTCAACTCTACGCATCATTGGTTTAGTGACTGTAAAAATCACTAGGTCTGGATTGAATATGTCAAACTCAGATTCCCCTAATAAATCGTGCAGAGTTACTGCATATTGACCATTATTTTTTTCAAGCATTTCTGGTGTAATATCCAGCATTTTGGAAATCTGCTTTAATTCACGAGATTCTAGTTCTTCATCTGTTGGTAATTTGCGTAAAAGAGCACTTTTAAAATTCAACACAATTGTTGTCATATCTTCTATTACGCCATCAATTGCCATATATTCATGAGGAACGTCTTCGATACGTACGGAAACAATAGCAGGAGCTTCTAAGGAGCTGAGCATGATTCTCCGCAAAGCATTTCCAACAGTGTGTCCAAAACCTCTTTCAAACGGCTCTGCAATAAAACGAGCAAATGTCTTAGAACGGCTCGTTTCATCAAGCTTAATCTTTGACGGCAACTCAAATTTGCCATATTTAATGGCCATGATCAAACTCCTGAAAATTTCTAGTTCTTTTTTTTAAATACAGATTAAAAATCTGTATTATTTATATTTTTATAGCAAAAAACGAGTTACACTCTTCGTCTTTTAGGTGCACGACATCCATTGAAAGATATAGGGGTTACATCCCTAATAAATGTAACTTCTAATCCACCACCGCGCAACCCTTTTACAGCAGATTCCCTTCCAGTCCCAGGTCCGCAAAGATTTACTTCAACTTCTTTCATTCCGCTAATTGCAATGGCTTGCTTTGCAGCATCTTCTGCTGCCATATTTGCTGCAAAAGCAGATGATTTACGAGAACCTGTATACCCAGCTCTACCAGCAGAAGCCCAAGCAATTGTATTCCCCGCTAAATCGGTAATAGAAACAATCGTATTGCTAAAAGTTGCTAAAACATGAGCAATACCTGATGAGACATTGCGATGCATCTTCTTTTTATTTTTGACAATGGTTGGTTTTTTAACCATTGCTTTACGGGTATCTTGCTTAGCCAAAGTTCAATCTCCTCTATTTCTTTTTGTTCGCTACTGTTTTTCTCTTTCCTTTTCTAGTACGCGCATTAGAGCGTGTACGTTGGCCACGAACAGGAAGACCTAAACGATGACGCATTCCTCGATGGCAATGAATACTAATCAATCTTTTAATATTTCCTTGAACTTGGCGACGAAGATCCCCTTCAACTATGCAGTTAGATTGCAATTCAGCACTAGCCCTTGCAATGTCATCTTCTGTCAAATTATCTGCCCTCATATTAGGATCTAATCCTAGCCTGGCGCAAAGTTTTTTTGATTCTGGACGACCAATACCATAAATATACGTGAAGCTAATTTCTAGCCGCTTCCCACCTGGGATATCGACTCCAATTATTCTAGGCATGAAATAAATTCCTTTTTTAAACAATTATCCGAGATACTTTATCAGATCTTTTATTTATTAACAATATTGACCTGTTATCTTAATTCGAGCTAAAAAAAATTCTACCTTCCTCTTAGTCGACTTCTCTTCATAAATCCTTCATAGCGCTTCATTAACAAGTGAGATTCTATTTGCTTAGAGGTATCTAAAATAACACCTACGAGAATGAGCAAAGAGGTCCCTCCAAAAAAATAGGTAATACTTGCATCTACATGTAGTAGTTTCCCAATGATCGTTGGTAAAATTGCAATCATTGAAAGAAAAATAGCTCCTGCAAACGTAATTCTATTCATCGTTAATTCTAAGTAATCTTGGGTAGATCTTCCTTGCTTAATCCCAGGAATAAAAGCCCCATTTTTTTTCATATCAGACGCAATTTGCTCAGGATGAAACTGGGTTGCAGTCCAAAAGTATGTAAAAAAAATAATAAGCATTACAAAGATAACCATATATAGCCAACTACCTGGTGAAATAGCATTTGCACATTTCCCAACCCAAGAATTAGCACCTATAAATTGTCCAATTGTAGCAGGGAACATTAACAATGAAGAGGCAAAAATTACAGGAATCACTCCAGCATAGTTTACTTTCAAAGGAATATATGCATTCCCGCCCCCTTGCACTTCATGCCTTCCTACAACTCGTCTAGCATATTGAAGAGGAATCTTCCTTTGACCCTGAATGATTAAAATAGTTCCTATTATAATAAGAACAAAAACAATGGACAAAATGACTAATGAGGAGAAGGTAAGCTGTCCTGGCTCTTGAGAATCTAAATTGAGCTGACGCATCACAGAGCCCAAGGTACTCGGCAGAGAAGAAAGAATTCCAACAGTAATAATTAAACTAATTCCATTACCAATCCCTTTTTCCGTAATTTGTTCGCCAATCCACATCAAAAGAATAGTCCCGGTAGTCATAGTTGTCATTACAATTAAATAAAACAGCCAAGGAATTCCTAAAAATTGCACATCCATAATCTCACTTGCAATAATGCCAGGTGTTCCTGCATTTAATTGCACAGCAAATCTTCCAAACAAGCCTGATTGAAAAAACGCTAAAAATAAAGTAAGCGTACGTGTCCAGCGTCCTAATTTGCGTTTTCCGCTTTCTGGATTTTCTTTGATTTCCCTTTGCATAGTAGGAACAAGTGCCATCACTAACTGCATAATGATCGAAGAAGATATGTAAGGCATAACCCCCAAGGCAATCACAGTCATTTGAGCAAAAGCTCCTCCAGAAAATATATCCATAAGTTGAAAGAGATTTTGACTACCACCTGCAGCGCTACGAAAAAGCTGCACAGCTAACTCTCCATTAATACCTGGCACAGGTATATAAGAACCTATACGACAGGCAATTAACATAAGAAGAGTAAAAAAAATCTTTTTTCTAAGATCAGGTATAACAAGCAATTTAGCTATTTTTGCAATCATTTTATATCTAACGTTCCATTAGCTTGTTATTTTTTGGTAAGAAATACCTTGTTTTTTCAATTTCTCTTCTGTTGCTTGAGAAAAGAAACGCGCTTCAATGGTAACTTTTTTAGTTAACTCTCCATTGGATAAGATTTTTAATCCTCCAGAAACTCTACGGGGTGCAACACCTTTTTCTTGTAGAGTATTTAAGCTAACTATTTCTCCATCCTGGTATAATTTTTCGATCATTTGCAGATTAATTGCAAATACATAAGATGCAAAGCGCCCATTGGTAAAACCTCGAGTAGGCAATTTTTTATATAAAGGAATTTGCCCTCCTTCATGTCCAAAACGGTACTTATAACCTTGGCGAGCCTTATCACCTTTATTACCACGACCGCAGGTCTTTCCTCTTTTCGAACCAACTCCCCGTCCCACTCTCTGTACTTTTTGCTTCGGTCTATGAGTGTTAGCTAATTGCGATAAAGTAATCATGATGCTAAACCTCTATTTACTAGATTTTTTTGACGATTTACAAGACCTTCCAAAGCCGTTAATGTTGCTTGCACTTGGTTTAAAGGGTTATTAGACCCATAGATTTTTGCAACTACATCTTTTACTCCGGCAAGCTCTAGAACAGAACGAACCTTTGAACCTGCAATAACACCTGTTCCATCTCGAGCTGGTTTTAATAGAACTGTACAACCATCCCAATCTACTAAAACTTCATGCGGAATCGTAGACCCTTCCATTTCAAATGTAAAGATATTTTTACGAGCAGATTCTGTTGCTTTACGAATAGCGTCTGATACTTCATTTGCTTTAGCAAAACCAAAACCAATTCTACCTTGTCTATCGCCTACAAGAACTAGTGCAGAAAAGCTAAATTTCTTTCCGCCTTTTACCGCTTTACAACAGCGGTTAACGTATAGAACTTTGTCTTCAAATTCCGTTCCAAATTCCTCAGCGCGTCTTTTATTCTGTTCCATGTTACATCCCTTAACTTAAAATTGTAACCCTGACTGACGTGCAGCTTCTGCAAGCTCTGCTAGCAATCCATGATATTTATGATGACCACGATCAAATACAACGCATTGAATATTTTTTTGTTTAGCAGCATTTGCTAATAAAATACCCACTTCTCGCGCAGCTTGTTTACTTTTTTTGCCCAAATTCTTTTGACGTAAAAGCGGTGTATATGTACTTGCACTTGCAAGAGTGATTCCCTTTTCGTCATCGATTAACTGTGCACAAATGTGTTTTAGCGATTTAAATACAGAAAGTCGAGGCTTATCACTAGAGCCGCGCACCTGTTTTCTGACACGCAAACTTCGTCTTTTTCTTTTTGTATTTCGACTTTGCAATTCATTAAACATAAAAGCTCTACCTTAAAATTAACCTGTTTTTCCCTTTGCTGCTTTACCAGCTTTTTTGCGCACATGCTCTTTCTCATAGCGGATTCCCTTGCCTTTATAAGGTTCAGGTTTTTTTTCTGCGCGTATTTCAGCAGCAAAATGCCCTACTAGAAATTTGCTTATTCCTTCAACAACAATTAGCACCCCTTTTTCCACTGTTACTTTAATTCCTTCTGGAATCAAAAGTTCTGTAGGATGAGAGCGCCCAATTTGCAAATCAAGCATATTTCCCTTAATTTGAGCACGATACCCAACGCCTTCTAGCTTTAATCTTTTTTCAAATCCAGCACTTACACCTATAATCATATTATTGATCAAAGCTCTAGCTAAACCGTAGTCTTTGTTGTGTACTTCTATTTGCTCATCTTTTAAGACAAATAAAAGATCGTTTTCTATTTTTACCAAAATCCCTTTAATTGCAGGAATGGATAATTCACCTTTAGGACCTTTTACTTCAATTCGTCCATTTTGGATCTTAATATCTATTTTTTTTCCGGCAAGTGAGATTGGCATTTTCCCAAGACGTGACATATAAATTACCTCTTCTTAAATTACCAAACCACACATAATAACTCACCGCCGAGTCGATCTCTTCGAGCGGCTTTACCATCGCGAATACCCTTAGAAGTAGACACAATTGCAACTCCCATTCCACCATAAACAATTGGAATTTCAAGATAACCAACGTACTGCCTTGCAGAAGGAGAAGACATGCGTTTTAAACCCTTTAACACAGGCTCCCTTCCATTAGCATACTTTAAAAAAAGTCTTGCTTCTCTTTTCTCTTCATTGACAAGACACTCACCAACAAACCCATTCTCTTGCAATACTTTTATAACCGCTAGTTTTACTTTACTGGGTCTAAAAACAACAAAGCGATGACGAGCACTTTTTGCATTACGAATTCTTGTTAGCAAATCTGCGATTGGATCACTTAATGACATGATTTTTTCTCTCCCTCACCTTTATTCTGCTGTTTTAAATGGAAGTCCAAGTGATGTTAATAGCTCGAAACACTCTTTATCAGTTTTTGCGGACGTCACAAGTGTGATGTTCATTCCTTGCGTTCTCTTTACTTCATCTAAGATCACTTCTGGAAAAATCTGCTGATCTTGGATTCCTAAAGAATAATTTCCTCTACCATCGCATTTAGGTTCAAAACCACGAAAATCTCGGATACGAGGAGAAACAATGTGACAAAAACGATCAAGGAAATCATACATCCTCTTTTTTCTAAGAGTAACCTTTATTCCAATCGGTTGCTTTTCACGTAATTTAAAGTTAGCAATTGCTCGACGTGATTTTGTCAAAATCGGCTTCTGTCCTGATAACAATGCCATTTCCTTGACGCAAGCTTGCATCGCATTTTTATCTTTAGAAGCTTCTGCTATTCCCATGCTAATTATAATTTTCTTTAGCTGAGGAATAAGCATCAAGTTGGAATACTTAAACTTGTTTTGCAGTTCTTTTTTTACAACTTCTTTATAGCGCTTATGTAATCTAGACATTGTTTATCTTCTACTTATGAATGTTTTTTAACCTGGCGAAATTTAATTTGCTTATCCCCTTCCAAATAAAATAACTCTTTAGCTCCATCAGCTGTAAAGCGTACTTTAACTTTAACTGGCTGATTTTCTTTATTGCATAAAGAGACATTGGAAATATGAATAGGCGTTTCAATTTCAATAATTCCAGCACCTGGAGCTTTCGTTTGACGCTTAACATGCTTCTTACGAACATTTACTCCTTGCACTAAGATTCGCTCTTTATTTCGAGAAATCACTTCACCCGACTTTCCTTTGTCATTGCCTGAAATCACAACAACAGTATCACCTTTTTTAATCCATTTACTCATAGATTCTCCCTTAAATCACTTCTGGTGCTAATGAGGTAATTTTAATATAGCCTCTTTCACGCACTTCACGCGC encodes the following:
- the rpsE gene encoding 30S ribosomal protein S5, giving the protein MEQNKRRAEEFGTEFEDKVLYVNRCCKAVKGGKKFSFSALVLVGDRQGRIGFGFAKANEVSDAIRKATESARKNIFTFEMEGSTIPHEVLVDWDGCTVLLKPARDGTGVIAGSKVRSVLELAGVKDVVAKIYGSNNPLNQVQATLTALEGLVNRQKNLVNRGLAS
- the rplQ gene encoding 50S ribosomal protein L17, whose product is MRHRKHTFKIGRTASHRRCMIANMVKSLIVHGRIRTTERKASELKRHADHVVTLAKSNTLANKRKIIGDLMIRYNSLTTKESRAAKTGDTSSYNTDRRVMGKLDELAKRFATRNGGFTRVLKEGYRVGDGASLCYIEYLSE
- the rplE gene encoding 50S ribosomal protein L5 — its product is MSRLHKRYKEVVKKELQNKFKYSNLMLIPQLKKIIISMGIAEASKDKNAMQACVKEMALLSGQKPILTKSRRAIANFKLREKQPIGIKVTLRKKRMYDFLDRFCHIVSPRIRDFRGFEPKCDGRGNYSLGIQDQQIFPEVILDEVKRTQGMNITLVTSAKTDKECFELLTSLGLPFKTAE
- the rplX gene encoding 50S ribosomal protein L24, whose translation is MSKWIKKGDTVVVISGNDKGKSGEVISRNKERILVQGVNVRKKHVKRQTKAPGAGIIEIETPIHISNVSLCNKENQPVKVKVRFTADGAKELFYLEGDKQIKFRQVKKHS
- the rpsH gene encoding 30S ribosomal protein S8, translating into MMSLSDPIADLLTRIRNAKSARHRFVVFRPSKVKLAVIKVLQENGFVGECLVNEEKREARLFLKYANGREPVLKGLKRMSSPSARQYVGYLEIPIVYGGMGVAIVSTSKGIRDGKAARRDRLGGELLCVVW
- the rplF gene encoding 50S ribosomal protein L6 is translated as MSRLGKMPISLAGKKIDIKIQNGRIEVKGPKGELSIPAIKGILVKIENDLLFVLKDEQIEVHNKDYGLARALINNMIIGVSAGFEKRLKLEGVGYRAQIKGNMLDLQIGRSHPTELLIPEGIKVTVEKGVLIVVEGISKFLVGHFAAEIRAEKKPEPYKGKGIRYEKEHVRKKAGKAAKGKTG
- a CDS encoding DNA-directed RNA polymerase subunit alpha; this encodes MAIKYGKFELPSKIKLDETSRSKTFARFIAEPFERGFGHTVGNALRRIMLSSLEAPAIVSVRIEDVPHEYMAIDGVIEDMTTIVLNFKSALLRKLPTDEELESRELKQISKMLDITPEMLEKNNGQYAVTLHDLLGESEFDIFNPDLVIFTVTKPMMRRVDLKVAIGRGYVPAERHPIQENVIDEILLDSAFSPVRLVNYFVENTRVGQDTDFDRLILEVTTDGRISPEEALTFATQIGILHFEVFDELNVDILSFDQGEIKLNTDKDALMAKLALKINEIELSVRSSNCLSLACIDTIAELVVMPEPELLRFRNFGKKSLNEIKDKLKGMGLWLGMTKEDLGMDLHKDNVKEVVQEYLSKKAGHQT
- the rpsK gene encoding 30S ribosomal protein S11 → MVKKPTIVKNKKKMHRNVSSGIAHVLATFSNTIVSITDLAGNTIAWASAGRAGYTGSRKSSAFAANMAAEDAAKQAIAISGMKEVEVNLCGPGTGRESAVKGLRGGGLEVTFIRDVTPISFNGCRAPKRRRV
- the rplO gene encoding 50S ribosomal protein L15, whose amino-acid sequence is MITLSQLANTHRPKQKVQRVGRGVGSKRGKTCGRGNKGDKARQGYKYRFGHEGGQIPLYKKLPTRGFTNGRFASYVFAINLQMIEKLYQDGEIVSLNTLQEKGVAPRRVSGGLKILSNGELTKKVTIEARFFSQATEEKLKKQGISYQKITS
- the secY gene encoding preprotein translocase subunit SecY, encoding MAKIAKLLVIPDLRKKIFFTLLMLIACRIGSYIPVPGINGELAVQLFRSAAGGSQNLFQLMDIFSGGAFAQMTVIALGVMPYISSSIIMQLVMALVPTMQREIKENPESGKRKLGRWTRTLTLFLAFFQSGLFGRFAVQLNAGTPGIIASEIMDVQFLGIPWLFYLIVMTTMTTGTILLMWIGEQITEKGIGNGISLIITVGILSSLPSTLGSVMRQLNLDSQEPGQLTFSSLVILSIVFVLIIIGTILIIQGQRKIPLQYARRVVGRHEVQGGGNAYIPLKVNYAGVIPVIFASSLLMFPATIGQFIGANSWVGKCANAISPGSWLYMVIFVMLIIFFTYFWTATQFHPEQIASDMKKNGAFIPGIKQGRSTQDYLELTMNRITFAGAIFLSMIAILPTIIGKLLHVDASITYFFGGTSLLILVGVILDTSKQIESHLLMKRYEGFMKRSRLRGR
- the rplR gene encoding 50S ribosomal protein L18 — encoded protein: MFNELQSRNTKRKRRSLRVRKQVRGSSDKPRLSVFKSLKHICAQLIDDEKGITLASASTYTPLLRQKNLGKKSKQAAREVGILLANAAKQKNIQCVVFDRGHHKYHGLLAELAEAARQSGLQF
- the rpsM gene encoding 30S ribosomal protein S13; the protein is MPRIIGVDIPGGKRLEISFTYIYGIGRPESKKLCARLGLDPNMRADNLTEDDIARASAELQSNCIVEGDLRRQVQGNIKRLISIHCHRGMRHRLGLPVRGQRTRSNARTRKGKRKTVANKKK